In Gadus chalcogrammus isolate NIFS_2021 chromosome 11, NIFS_Gcha_1.0, whole genome shotgun sequence, a single window of DNA contains:
- the LOC130392148 gene encoding apolipoprotein M-like codes for MMTHLPTRTPNGFKSFQYLDQGVTMPKNLASLLLYVYCMWVVVSQPCPTYTALSADSLNPEEYRGRWYFSAAVSGREEELQWFRMMDSSVYTMQTTAVPQTILLNVDIRIGNNCMRSSMTYKVLSGRNDVQLEGRPQRQTFFWGGAQHNDSDYIVVQETEPAPAALDVYTLFGRKKVLPDDVIKDFQEILACQGMTAFFRLPQTQELCS; via the exons ATGATGACACACTTACCCACCAGAACTCCAAACGGCTTCAAGTCCTTCCAGTATCTGGACCAGGGTGTAACCATGCCGAAAAATCTGGCCTCGCTCCTGCTCTACGTCTACTGTATGTGGGTCGTGGTCTCCCAGCCCTGCCCAACCTACACCGCCTTGTCTGCAGACAGCCTCAACCCAGAGGAG taCCGTGGGAGGTGGTATTTCTCCGCAGCTGTGagtggcagggaggaggagctccaATGGTTCAGGATGATGGACAGCAGCGTGTACACCATGCAGACAACCGCTGTCCCCCAAACCATACTGCTGAACGTTGACATTCGCat TGGAAACAACTGCATGAGATCTTCGATGACCTACAAAGTCCTCTCAGGCAGAAATGACGTGCAGCTAGAAG gacggCCCCAGCGTCAGACGTTCTTCTGGGGTGGAGCGCAGCACAACGACTCCGACTACATCGTCGTGCAGGAAACGGAGCCTGCACCGGCCGCGCTCGACGTATACACGCTCTTCG GTAGAAAGAAAGTCCTACCTGACGACGTGATTAAAGATTTCCAGGAGATATTGGCATGTCAGGGAATGACGGCGTTCTTCAGACTTCCTCAGACCCAAG AGCTGTGCAGCTAA
- the LOC130391447 gene encoding apolipoprotein M-like — translation MMTHLPTRTPNGFKSFQYLDQGATMPKNLASLLLYVYSMWVVVSQPCPTYTALSANSLNLEEYLGRWYFSAAVSGREEELQWFRTMDSTVYTMQTTPVPQTILLNGDIRIGNNCMRSSMTYKVLSGRDALQLEGQPQRQTFLWGGAQHNDSDYIIMQETEPAPTAFDVYMLYGRKKVLPDDVIKDFQKIFACQGMTAFVRLPQTQELCS, via the exons ATGATGACACACTTACCCACCAGAACTCCAAACGGCTTCAAGTCCTTCCAGTATCTGGACCAGGGTGCAACCATGCCGAAAAATCTGGCCTCGCTCCTGCTCTACGTCTACAGTATGTGGGTCGTGGTCTCCCAGCCCTGCCCAACCTACACCGCCTTGTCCGCAAACAGCCTCAACCTAGAGGAG taCCTTGGGAGGTGGTATTTCTCCGCAGctgtgagtgggagggaggaggagctccaATGGTTCAGGACGATGGACAGCACCGTGTACACCATGCAGACAACCCCTGTCCCCCAAACCATACTGCTGAACGGGGACATTCGCat TGGAAACAACTGTATGAGATCTTCGATGACCTACAAAGTCCTCTCAGGCAGAGATGCCCTGCAGCTAGAAG gacaGCCCCAGCGTCAGACGTTCCTCTGGGGTGGAGCGCAGCACAACGACTCCGACTACATCATCATGCAGGAAACGGAGCCTGCACCGACCGCGTTCGACGTATACATGCTCTACG GTAGAAAGAAAGTCCTACCTGACGACGTGATTAAAGATTTCCAGAAGATATTCGCATGTCAGGGAATGACGGCGTTCGTCAGACTTCCTCAGACCCAAG AGCTGTGCAGCTAA